The DNA window AGGTTCCTGCTTTCGGATTGTCAATTCTCCGCCTCCTCGCTCGTCCATTAGGGCGCAATCCGGTTGAGGAATAGCTCATGAGCCGGGATAATCCGGCGATGGCGGAGCCGCCCGGCGATGTGACAGGACTCCTCGAGCGATGGAGCGGAGGGGATCGGAGCGCGCTCGATGAGCTGATGCCCATCGTGCACCGGGAGCTGCGGCGCCTCGCGCAGAGTTACTTCCGCGACGAGCGTTCGGACCACACGCTTCAGGCGACCGCTCTCGTCAACGAGGCGTTTCTCCGGCTCGTTCAGGGCGGCGCCATCGAGAACCGGGCTCATTTTTTCGCCGTCGCCGCTCGCGCCATGCGTCAGATCCTGATCGACCACGCCCGGCAGAAACGGGCGGCGAAGCGCGGTGGTGGGGACGTTGCAGTCCCGTTCGACGAGGCCAAGGGGTCACCCGGTCCCGACCC is part of the Vicinamibacteria bacterium genome and encodes:
- a CDS encoding ECF-type sigma factor, encoding MSRDNPAMAEPPGDVTGLLERWSGGDRSALDELMPIVHRELRRLAQSYFRDERSDHTLQATALVNEAFLRLVQGGAIENRAHFFAVAARAMRQILIDHARQKRAAKRGGGDVAVPFDEAKGSPGPDP